Proteins encoded by one window of Deinococcus yavapaiensis KR-236:
- a CDS encoding PrsW family intramembrane metalloprotease: MEPVGLLIFTLLPAAFWFWLFARRDVHPEPAWLLWRTFAYGALSWALAAALELSVTVVASGVLMMLLVAFVEESVKLLAASTATRDREFDEPIDGLIYAVTASLGFAFVENIAYGLQYGLEVAAYRGLVTTLAHALFSAPLGYALAGARFATGRWWRTRGLVIAVTLHVTFNGLLTGGAGWEQLLALVGVLALMYALAGRLYARLEVQRKR, from the coding sequence GTGGAACCCGTTGGCCTGCTGATCTTCACGCTTCTTCCGGCGGCCTTTTGGTTTTGGTTGTTCGCGCGGCGCGACGTCCACCCCGAGCCTGCATGGTTACTGTGGCGTACGTTCGCGTACGGCGCACTTTCCTGGGCGCTCGCGGCGGCGCTCGAACTCAGCGTCACCGTGGTGGCGTCGGGCGTGCTGATGATGCTGCTCGTCGCGTTCGTCGAAGAGAGCGTCAAACTCCTGGCGGCGAGCACGGCCACCCGCGACCGAGAGTTCGACGAGCCGATCGACGGCCTGATCTACGCCGTCACGGCGTCCCTCGGCTTCGCCTTCGTGGAGAACATCGCGTACGGCTTGCAGTACGGGCTGGAAGTCGCCGCTTACCGCGGGCTCGTCACGACCCTCGCTCATGCGCTGTTCAGCGCGCCCCTCGGGTACGCGCTCGCAGGAGCGCGCTTCGCGACAGGTCGCTGGTGGCGCACGCGAGGGCTGGTCATCGCGGTGACGCTCCACGTCACCTTCAACGGCTTGCTGACGGGCGGCGCGGGTTGGGAGCAACTCTTGGCGCTCGTCGGGGTGCTCGCCTTGATGTACGCGCTCGCCGGCCGCCTTTACGCCCGCTTAGAAGTGCAACGGAAGCGGTAA
- a CDS encoding molybdenum cofactor biosynthesis protein: MIVNILLFARLKREAGIESARIEVSESATVRDVADAVERAYGVSLSGCMIAVDERYATADTPVSQNVEIAFLPPVAGGAGDETRCLVRSEPLSLDEAQTFLVRPEWGAQSYFVGTVRSPNKGIDISYLRYEAYAPMAIRVMRDAVDLARQRHACAGIYIAHRVGELRPAEPSIVIGVGSPHRRAAIEACDFLIEHLKVYLPVWKLEVGENGEQWVEGTTGAPVL, translated from the coding sequence ATGATCGTCAACATCCTCCTGTTCGCGCGCTTGAAGCGCGAAGCGGGCATCGAAAGCGCTCGCATCGAGGTTTCCGAATCCGCCACCGTACGAGACGTCGCCGACGCCGTCGAGCGCGCATACGGTGTCTCGCTGTCCGGCTGCATGATCGCCGTCGACGAGCGGTACGCCACGGCTGACACGCCCGTTTCCCAAAACGTGGAGATCGCCTTCCTGCCTCCCGTCGCGGGCGGCGCGGGCGACGAGACTCGCTGCCTCGTGAGGTCGGAGCCACTAAGCTTGGACGAAGCGCAGACATTCCTCGTACGGCCCGAGTGGGGAGCGCAGAGTTACTTCGTCGGAACGGTCCGCTCTCCCAACAAAGGCATCGACATCTCCTACTTGCGCTATGAAGCGTACGCGCCCATGGCAATACGCGTGATGCGAGACGCCGTCGACCTCGCGCGTCAACGGCACGCCTGCGCCGGGATCTACATCGCTCACCGCGTCGGAGAGCTACGGCCCGCCGAGCCCAGCATCGTGATCGGAGTGGGAAGTCCTCATCGGCGAGCGGCGATCGAGGCCTGCGATTTCCTGATCGAGCATCTCAAGGTGTATCTGCCGGTGTGGAAGCTGGAAGTCGGCGAGAACGGCGAGCAGTGGGTGGAAGGCACCACGGGCGCGCCCGTCTTGTAG
- the opp4C gene encoding oligopeptide ABC transporter permease — protein sequence MTTTTPTANKTQSQSTWSVALRRFRRHKLAMTSLVVIVLLVLMAIFAPFIAPQDPNNFNTADLNAYAPPSAQHLLGTDDLGRDILSRIIYGSRVSLLVGFAVALISITIGTVMGVLAGYFGGFIDTAISRFIDFMLSIPSFPLLLVLAGLLANTDVPWIVVLRQQYGEEFSVFVVVGVLSLLGWTGTARLVRGEILKNKGLEYVDAARALGARNGRIMFRHLVPNTVAIIIVQATLSVGDAILTEAGLSFLGFGIQPPVSTWGNMLANAQEVVLTYPWITFYPGLMILLTVLAFNFLGDGLRDAFDPRSRL from the coding sequence ATGACGACCACCACCCCGACCGCCAACAAGACGCAAAGCCAGTCCACCTGGTCCGTGGCGCTGCGGCGCTTCCGACGTCACAAACTCGCCATGACGAGCCTCGTCGTGATCGTGCTGCTCGTCCTCATGGCGATCTTCGCGCCGTTCATCGCGCCTCAGGACCCGAACAACTTCAACACCGCCGACCTCAATGCTTACGCCCCGCCGAGCGCTCAACACCTGCTCGGAACGGACGATCTCGGCCGTGACATCTTGTCGCGCATCATCTACGGCAGCCGTGTGAGTTTGCTCGTGGGCTTCGCGGTCGCTTTGATCAGCATCACAATCGGGACGGTGATGGGCGTGCTCGCCGGGTACTTCGGCGGTTTCATCGACACGGCCATCAGCCGTTTCATCGACTTCATGCTGTCCATCCCGTCCTTTCCGTTGCTGCTCGTTCTCGCGGGCTTGCTGGCGAACACGGACGTGCCTTGGATCGTCGTCCTGCGGCAGCAGTACGGCGAGGAATTTAGCGTGTTCGTCGTCGTGGGCGTATTGTCACTGCTCGGTTGGACGGGCACAGCGCGCCTCGTGCGCGGCGAGATTCTCAAGAACAAGGGCTTGGAGTACGTGGACGCGGCGCGCGCCTTGGGCGCTCGCAATGGTCGCATCATGTTCCGCCACCTCGTGCCGAACACTGTCGCGATCATCATCGTGCAAGCCACGCTCTCCGTCGGAGACGCCATTCTCACGGAGGCTGGCTTGTCGTTTCTCGGCTTCGGGATTCAACCGCCCGTCTCGACGTGGGGCAACATGCTCGCCAACGCGCAGGAAGTCGTGTTGACCTATCCCTGGATCACCTTCTACCCGGGCCTCATGATTTTGCTGACGGTGCTCGCCTTCAACTTCCTCGGTGACGGCCTACGCGACGCGTTCGATCCGCGAAGCCGCCTCTGA
- the ruvC gene encoding crossover junction endodeoxyribonuclease RuvC encodes MIVLGIDPGLANLGIGIVEGDARKARHLHHVCVYTESASQLPRRLLYLHSEISRLIELYQPEVVSIEDQFLRKQADVAFKVGQAVGVVQLACAQADIPIFSYGPMQVKQALVGQGRADKQQVQYMVKASLGLREIGSSHAADALALALTHLAQLPMQRALARSS; translated from the coding sequence ATGATCGTTCTCGGCATCGACCCTGGCCTCGCGAATCTCGGAATCGGCATCGTGGAGGGAGACGCGCGCAAGGCGCGTCATCTGCATCACGTGTGCGTGTACACCGAGTCGGCGTCGCAACTGCCGAGGCGTCTGCTGTACCTTCACAGCGAGATTTCGCGCCTCATCGAGCTTTATCAACCTGAGGTCGTCTCGATCGAAGACCAGTTCCTTCGCAAGCAGGCGGACGTGGCGTTCAAGGTGGGTCAAGCGGTGGGCGTCGTGCAGCTCGCGTGCGCGCAAGCCGATATCCCGATCTTCTCGTACGGCCCCATGCAGGTCAAGCAGGCGCTCGTCGGTCAAGGCCGAGCGGACAAGCAGCAAGTGCAGTACATGGTCAAGGCGTCGCTGGGCTTGAGAGAAATCGGCTCTTCACACGCGGCGGACGCGCTCGCGCTTGCCTTGACGCACTTGGCGCAACTTCCCATGCAGCGCGCGCTCGCCCGCTCTTCTTGA